GGTGGCAGTGTTGGTGGTAGCCGTGGAGGCGGACGTCGTAGATAAGTGTCTTTTTGATTGTTTTTTAACTCTAACAATATGATTATGAAGAAGATATTAAATATTGCTATTTTGGCTATGGCTACATATTCAATTATGGCTCAGGAAACCTATGAGAATGCTAAAATTGCTACTGAGGATTTGAATGGAACAGCTCGCTATGTTGGCATGGGTGGAGCTATGGATGCACTAGGTGCAGATATTTCAACGATATCGAGCAATCCTGCAGGATTGGGACTCTTTCGTAAATCTTCTGCTAATATTAGTGTAGGCATGAAAGGTCAGCAAGATGCCAGTAATTGGGGCGGTGGAAAATCATCTCATATAAGTTTTGATCAAATAGGTTTCGTATGGGCCAACCAGATTAGTTCTACCGACTTTGTAAATTTTGCTTTTAATTATCATATGAGCCGTGACTTCAACTATATATTGTCTGTTGCTGATCGCTTACCTGTTGACGATAATGGTGATCCCAACACATCTCAGAATCGCGTAACATATGAGAAGCAAATGGAAGGACTTCTTTATCCATGGAAATCCGGGGCAGGAAATATTCCTGATTTTGGCTATAATCCATCTTATATGTGCAATCAATTGGATCAGGCCTATATGGAACAAACTGATTTGGTATGGGATGGATCTTCAATGGGGTATTATGGTGCTACAGATTATCTTATGAATCGTGCGACGAAAGGTTATATCGGATCATATGATTTCGCTTTAAGTGGTAATGTTCAAGACATGTTCTATTGGGGCGTTACTTTAGGATTTAAAGATGTTCATTATAGCCATTATGGTGAGTATCGTGAGAATTATAAAACCTTTGGTAATTATTTCTTGAGGGTGGAAGATGATCGTAGTATAACAGGTACTGGATTTGATATGAAATTTGGTGTGATATTCCGTCCAATAGAAGAGTCTCCGTTCCGTTTTGGCGTTTCAATAGCTACACCAACCTGGTACGATTTGACGACAAGAAATAGCACTTCTATCGTTAGTTCAGAAAGTGAGCGTGTTCCTTGCGAGAATTTCGACCATAAGTTCAAACTGAACACTCCTTGGAAGTTCGGACTTTCTGCAGGTCATACTTTTGATAATTATCTTGCTCTTGGAATTGGGTACGAATATGCTGACTATTCTTCTCTTGATACCCGTTATGGTGATGATTATGATGATTACAATTATAGCGGTTCAACAAGTGATGCAGCAATGAATCGTCATACAGAGCGTACTCTTCGAGGTGTATCTACTTTGAAAGTTGGTGCTGAATATCGACCAATTCCTGAATTGGCTTTCCGTATGGGATATAATTATGTATCTCCGATGTATCAAAATAATGCCTTTAAAGATACTTCTGTAGAATCATCTGGAACTTCTGTAGGTACCACTACTGATTTCACAAATTGGGATTCTACTAACAGATTGTCGTTCGGTATTGGTTATCAAATGGGACATTGGAATTTGTCTGCCACCTATTTATATACTGTACAGAAAGGAACTTTTGAGCCTTTCTATTATGAGCCACTTGACAATCCAGATAACTATTTCGAGGCTAATAAAGTTAATTTGACATATAAACGGAATCATTTCCAACTAACCCTTGGATATACATTCTGAATTACACCTTTACTCAGAAGAGGTTAAGTTACTTATAAATGTCTGAAAATAGTATGGAAAATAGCTCATGTTTGGGGTAAATTCATACTATTTTCAGACATTTATAATTAGAATTCTTTGAAAGTTAGAGGAAGTAACTTTGAAACTCCTTCAATAACGAATATATGCTTTTGGCCGTAGAGTAATATTTTAACTGGGTGCTGGAAACGCGTTTCAGTTTCAACGAGCACTTGTCTGCAAACACCGCATGGAGATACTGGATCTTCGGTCAGTTTTCCTTCAGGCGATCGTGCTGCAACGGCTATAGCAACAACCGGCTCGTTTGGATATTGTGCACCTGCAGAGAAAATGGCTGAACGCTCGGCACAGATACCTGCAGGAAATACGGCATTCTCTTGGTTGCATCCTTCAACAATTGTACCATTTTCTAACAATAAGGCCGCACCTACACAAAAGTGAGAATGTGGGGCGTATGAACTATCTGTTTGGCGTATTGCGGTATCAACAAGTTGTTGTTCTTCTTTAGCCAATTCATTTTTCTTGCATACAATGATTTTAGATTTAAGAGTTAGTTCTTCCATAATCTTAGATATTTATGATGCAAAAATAGTAAAATGTCATTAGAAATCACTACTTTTGCAAGAAAAAATAAATAAATTAATGAGAAAAGTCTTTCTTTCCGTTGCACTTACACTTTCTTTGCTTGTTCACGGCCAAGCACGTTGGAACCAGCAGTACCAATCATATATTGACCAGTATAAAGATGTAGCCATCGAGCAAATGCATCGTTGGAACATTCCTGCCTCAATCACTTTGGCTCAGGGACTGTTTGAGTCTGGCGCAGGCCGAAGTGAATTGGCAACAAAAGGCAATAATCATTTTGGTATAAAGTGTCATGGGTGGACAGGAAGAACAGTCTATCATGATGATGATCGCAAGGGGGAATGCTTCCGGGCATACAAGTCTGCCTATGAATCGTACGATGATCACTCACGTTTCCTTGCCAGTAGTCAGCGCTATGCTTCGCTGTTCAAATTAAATAAGAGAGATTATAAAGGTTGGGCTCGAGGGCTTAAAGCTGCCGGTTATGCTACGAATCCTCAGTACGCCAATAAGCTTATAGAAATTATTCAATTGTACAAGCTGTATGAATATGATACAGCAAAGAAATACGATAAGACTTTAGCCAAACATACCAAAGACAATAGTGTGTATGGTGCTGCACTTCATCCCATCAAGCAATTCAATAAGAACTATTATGTAATTGCCCGACGCGGTGATACCTTCAAGTCTATTGCAAAAGAATTAGGTGTTTCTTATCGCAGACTCGCTCGTTTCAACGAAAGAGATAAGGATGATATTCTCGAACAGAATGATATTGTATGGCTGAAAAAGAAACGATCCAATGCTCCTAAAGAATACAAGAATCGAATGCACTACGTTAAGGAAGGCGAGTCAATGTATTCTATATCACAGTATTATGGAATTCGTTTGAAGTCTCTCTATAAGATGAATCATTTAAAGCCGGACTATCAAATTCAAGTTGGTGCGGCACTTAGAGTTAGATAAAGTAGTACTAACTAACTGGCGTTTCACTTCGTTTTT
The sequence above is a segment of the Prevotella sp. E9-3 genome. Coding sequences within it:
- a CDS encoding OmpP1/FadL family transporter translates to MKKILNIAILAMATYSIMAQETYENAKIATEDLNGTARYVGMGGAMDALGADISTISSNPAGLGLFRKSSANISVGMKGQQDASNWGGGKSSHISFDQIGFVWANQISSTDFVNFAFNYHMSRDFNYILSVADRLPVDDNGDPNTSQNRVTYEKQMEGLLYPWKSGAGNIPDFGYNPSYMCNQLDQAYMEQTDLVWDGSSMGYYGATDYLMNRATKGYIGSYDFALSGNVQDMFYWGVTLGFKDVHYSHYGEYRENYKTFGNYFLRVEDDRSITGTGFDMKFGVIFRPIEESPFRFGVSIATPTWYDLTTRNSTSIVSSESERVPCENFDHKFKLNTPWKFGLSAGHTFDNYLALGIGYEYADYSSLDTRYGDDYDDYNYSGSTSDAAMNRHTERTLRGVSTLKVGAEYRPIPELAFRMGYNYVSPMYQNNAFKDTSVESSGTSVGTTTDFTNWDSTNRLSFGIGYQMGHWNLSATYLYTVQKGTFEPFYYEPLDNPDNYFEANKVNLTYKRNHFQLTLGYTF
- a CDS encoding cytidine deaminase, whose amino-acid sequence is MEELTLKSKIIVCKKNELAKEEQQLVDTAIRQTDSSYAPHSHFCVGAALLLENGTIVEGCNQENAVFPAGICAERSAIFSAGAQYPNEPVVAIAVAARSPEGKLTEDPVSPCGVCRQVLVETETRFQHPVKILLYGQKHIFVIEGVSKLLPLTFKEF
- a CDS encoding glucosaminidase domain-containing protein, with the protein product MRKVFLSVALTLSLLVHGQARWNQQYQSYIDQYKDVAIEQMHRWNIPASITLAQGLFESGAGRSELATKGNNHFGIKCHGWTGRTVYHDDDRKGECFRAYKSAYESYDDHSRFLASSQRYASLFKLNKRDYKGWARGLKAAGYATNPQYANKLIEIIQLYKLYEYDTAKKYDKTLAKHTKDNSVYGAALHPIKQFNKNYYVIARRGDTFKSIAKELGVSYRRLARFNERDKDDILEQNDIVWLKKKRSNAPKEYKNRMHYVKEGESMYSISQYYGIRLKSLYKMNHLKPDYQIQVGAALRVR